In Candidatus Bathyarchaeota archaeon, a single genomic region encodes these proteins:
- a CDS encoding DNA-directed RNA polymerase subunit L, with amino-acid sequence MNVTIIKESKKELKLELDEGHSFCNLLQKILLEDEEVKIAGYDVPHPLFKKAIFYIQVSGRETAKEALKKALEKLKTQTEEFMKKFDESP; translated from the coding sequence TTGAATGTTACTATAATTAAAGAAAGCAAAAAAGAGCTTAAATTAGAGTTAGATGAAGGACACAGTTTTTGCAATCTTCTTCAAAAAATATTGCTTGAAGATGAAGAAGTTAAAATAGCAGGTTACGATGTGCCTCACCCCTTATTTAAAAAAGCGATATTTTATATTCAAGTTTCCGGGAGAGAAACAGCTAAAGAAGCTTTAAAAAAAGCTTTAGAAAAATTAAAAACTCAAACAGAAGAGTTTATGAAGAAATTTGATGAATCACCATAA
- a CDS encoding transcription factor S, with protein MQFCPNCGTALTPTKKNDKIILKCMKCNYETEKIEKAVSRISQEKEKIIVVSKEEEKIRTMPKVKAECPKCGNREAFYWIVQTRGADESSTQFFRCTKCSYTWRELS; from the coding sequence ATGCAATTTTGCCCTAACTGTGGTACAGCTCTTACCCCAACTAAGAAAAATGATAAAATAATATTGAAATGTATGAAATGCAATTATGAAACTGAAAAAATCGAGAAGGCTGTATCACGAATTTCTCAAGAAAAAGAGAAAATAATTGTTGTAAGTAAAGAAGAAGAAAAAATAAGGACTATGCCTAAAGTTAAAGCTGAATGCCCTAAATGCGGAAACAGAGAAGCGTTTTATTGGATAGTTCAAACTAGGGGAGCTGATGAATCTTCAACTCAATTTTTTAGATGCACTAAATGCAGTTACACTTGGCGTGAATTATCATAA
- a CDS encoding DUF99 family protein, producing MKKEIRIIGFEDGDFNYKSVIGVVFRGGLWLEGLIKFNVESNSNITEKLSKALKNSPHFKQLRVIMLSKNVLAGEKIDLQRLYEATKLPVIVAYKKRISNNKDIFSVKVKGRKIYASVIGLSKDSAKEVLRNSSIKTGFPEPLKAAFLIAKAFNSLKHKHEKI from the coding sequence ATGAAGAAAGAAATTAGAATAATTGGGTTTGAAGATGGAGATTTCAACTATAAAAGCGTTATAGGAGTTGTTTTCAGAGGGGGATTATGGCTTGAAGGTTTAATTAAATTTAATGTTGAATCCAATTCAAATATAACTGAGAAGCTTTCTAAAGCTTTAAAAAACTCCCCTCACTTTAAACAATTAAGAGTGATAATGCTAAGTAAAAACGTTTTAGCTGGAGAGAAGATTGATCTTCAAAGACTTTACGAAGCTACAAAGCTTCCAGTTATAGTAGCTTATAAAAAAAGAATTTCAAATAATAAAGATATTTTTTCAGTAAAAGTAAAAGGAAGAAAAATTTACGCTAGTGTAATTGGGTTAAGCAAAGATTCAGCTAAAGAAGTTTTAAGAAACTCCTCTATAAAAACTGGTTTTCCTGAACCTTTAAAAGCAGCTTTTTTAATAGCAAAAGCTTTTAACTCTCTTAAGCATAAACATGAAAAAATTTAA